A window of Sulfurimonas gotlandica GD1 contains these coding sequences:
- a CDS encoding GGDEF domain-containing protein, producing MLAIAKRCLEACVNIGSLPTDSETKRLKKASLTMVPLIIGPAALVWGLLYLYLDHYLSASIPLSYSLISLFNLWHLNKTKDIVFLQKTQMILVLLLPFFLMWSLGGFALGSFVMIWAFFAPIAALTYEDSDKALSWFHAFMSLVVISTLIDQTLIENHTTFMPQIAVELFFLLNISVGLSGIYYLIKYFIDQKEKNANTKLEAEHEKLLETSAQLEKANEKLKYRAHHDELTDIPNRYLLKEELARITAYAIRHKHSVALLFIDLDGFKAVNDNYGHAKGDEVLQTVASRIKSLLRKEDIIARIGGDEFAVAIGTLSDLVYVEKVAKRIIKEISKDYEGLPASSVGASIGISIFPEHATNIDSLFNYADKAMYSIKKSSKNDFMIYSESA from the coding sequence TTGTTAGCAATTGCTAAAAGATGTTTAGAAGCTTGTGTTAATATAGGATCCCTGCCGACTGATAGTGAAACAAAGCGTCTTAAAAAAGCTTCATTAACTATGGTCCCTCTTATTATTGGCCCTGCTGCCTTAGTTTGGGGACTTTTATACCTATATTTAGATCATTATCTATCTGCTTCTATTCCACTTTCTTATAGTCTTATATCTCTATTCAACCTTTGGCATCTGAATAAAACAAAAGACATAGTCTTTTTACAAAAAACACAGATGATACTTGTACTTCTTTTACCATTTTTTCTTATGTGGTCTCTTGGTGGTTTTGCTCTTGGGAGCTTTGTTATGATATGGGCTTTTTTTGCCCCAATAGCTGCCCTTACTTATGAAGATAGTGATAAAGCACTCTCTTGGTTTCATGCCTTTATGTCTCTTGTTGTTATTTCTACACTCATTGATCAAACACTTATCGAAAACCATACAACTTTCATGCCTCAAATTGCAGTAGAGTTGTTTTTTCTTCTGAATATATCAGTTGGACTATCTGGAATTTATTATTTGATCAAATATTTCATTGATCAAAAAGAGAAAAATGCTAACACTAAGCTAGAAGCAGAACATGAAAAACTTTTAGAGACCAGTGCCCAACTAGAAAAAGCAAACGAAAAACTAAAATATCGTGCTCATCACGATGAGCTAACAGATATACCAAACAGATATCTTCTAAAAGAAGAACTTGCAAGAATTACTGCTTATGCTATTCGCCATAAACACTCAGTTGCTTTGCTGTTTATAGATCTCGATGGTTTTAAAGCAGTCAATGATAATTATGGACATGCAAAAGGTGATGAAGTCTTACAAACTGTTGCAAGTAGAATAAAGTCTTTACTCCGTAAAGAGGATATTATTGCAAGAATAGGCGGTGATGAATTTGCTGTTGCCATAGGAACTTTAAGCGATTTAGTATATGTTGAGAAGGTTGCTAAACGAATTATTAAGGAGATAAGCAAAGACTATGAAGGTCTGCCAGCATCTTCAGTTGGAGCAAGTATCGGCATAAGTATTTTTCCTGAGCACGCTACAAATATTGATTCATTATTTAACTATGCAGATAAAGCTATGTACAGTATTAAAAAGTCTTCAAAAAATGATTTTATGATTTACAGTGAAAGTGCATAG
- the panD gene encoding aspartate 1-decarboxylase: MTIDMLYSKIHRATVTDANLNYVGSITIDEELMEAAKMRVGQKVEILNVNNGERFSTYIILGERGKRDICLNGAAARKVHKGDKIIIVAYATYDEKDLETYQPKVVILDDNNNIDYIADSI, from the coding sequence ATGACTATAGATATGTTATACAGCAAGATTCATCGCGCAACTGTAACTGATGCCAACTTAAACTATGTTGGTTCGATTACGATAGATGAAGAGTTGATGGAAGCTGCAAAGATGAGAGTCGGACAAAAAGTTGAAATACTAAATGTAAACAACGGTGAAAGATTTTCAACTTATATTATCTTAGGCGAAAGAGGCAAAAGAGACATTTGTTTAAATGGAGCTGCTGCTAGAAAAGTTCACAAAGGTGATAAAATCATTATTGTTGCATATGCAACTTATGATGAAAAAGACTTAGAGACTTACCAGCCAAAAGTTGTTATTTTAGATGATAACAACAATATAGATTATATAGCGGACAGTATTTAG
- a CDS encoding polyprenyl synthetase family protein has translation MQNFETFLLENLPTSKSIHPTYEKALQQMLIAGGKRFRPALLLGVVAAYNSLMLDGARHAAYAVELLHTYSLIHDDLPAMDDSPLRRGEPTLHVLYDEVTAILVGDALNTYSFEVLSNAPFSDYTRVKLIQELAKNGGLNGMVLGQAIDCYFENKPLNVADIKILHTNKTAKLIAASLKMGAIIVGQEELGDKLYAFGIKLGLLFQIQDDILDVTQSSEEAGKLTNNDEDKNSFVTILGLDVAMSEANALADELTHELNSFDENLKNELSPLLTKYINRHKN, from the coding sequence ATGCAAAATTTTGAGACATTTTTATTAGAGAATTTACCAACATCAAAGAGTATTCACCCTACTTATGAGAAAGCATTGCAGCAGATGCTGATAGCCGGTGGGAAAAGGTTTAGACCAGCTCTTCTGCTTGGTGTTGTCGCTGCATACAACTCTCTTATGTTAGACGGTGCTAGACATGCTGCTTACGCAGTTGAACTACTACACACGTACTCACTAATTCATGATGATTTACCTGCTATGGATGACTCTCCTCTTCGTAGGGGAGAGCCTACACTGCATGTACTTTATGATGAAGTAACAGCAATACTTGTTGGAGATGCTCTCAATACTTACTCTTTTGAAGTTTTAAGTAATGCACCTTTTTCAGACTATACAAGAGTAAAACTCATCCAAGAGTTGGCAAAAAATGGTGGATTAAACGGAATGGTATTAGGTCAAGCGATTGACTGTTATTTTGAAAACAAACCACTTAATGTTGCTGATATAAAAATTTTACACACAAACAAAACTGCAAAACTAATAGCAGCTTCACTGAAAATGGGAGCTATTATAGTTGGACAAGAGGAACTGGGTGACAAACTTTATGCTTTTGGTATAAAGCTTGGACTTCTATTTCAGATTCAAGATGACATACTTGATGTTACTCAAAGTTCAGAAGAAGCTGGAAAGCTTACAAATAATGATGAAGATAAAAATAGCTTCGTAACTATTTTAGGATTAGATGTTGCGATGAGTGAAGCAAATGCGTTAGCAGATGAGCTTACTCATGAGTTAAACAGTTTTGATGAGAACCTGAAAAATGAACTTTCACCACTACTTACAAAATATATAAATAGACATAAAAACTAA
- a CDS encoding (2Fe-2S) ferredoxin domain-containing protein has protein sequence MGIPQPAFYIFKCEQSAPPGMPKPSCVTPQTQDLFQYLATKLMQEGIMGTVQPIRTSCMNRCSSGPIMLVEPGHTMYAGLTKEKIDKIISEHIIGGNVVSEYVINSEQWDDPISPAEMKKQMGM, from the coding sequence ATGGGAATCCCTCAACCGGCATTTTATATCTTTAAATGTGAGCAATCAGCTCCTCCAGGTATGCCAAAACCATCATGTGTTACACCACAAACTCAAGATTTATTTCAATATCTTGCTACTAAACTAATGCAAGAAGGAATTATGGGAACTGTTCAGCCTATTCGTACTTCTTGTATGAACCGTTGTTCTTCAGGTCCAATTATGTTAGTTGAGCCAGGACATACTATGTATGCAGGATTAACTAAAGAAAAAATTGATAAAATAATATCAGAGCATATTATTGGTGGAAACGTTGTTTCTGAATATGTAATCAATTCTGAGCAGTGGGATGATCCAATAAGTCCTGCTGAGATGAAAAAACAGATGGGAATGTAG
- a CDS encoding DUF7488 domain-containing protein gives MFRLFLALNFLLLNLFACKGGYESCKLKITDSKSIKYQTLQIPVLKNKRLLFSSHLPNAKIIKYDPFLSLYLVEDRTKFEHPFKINNHLSLGVASVNNKRAIEGKIVKDQIGLNNFATFNEPLATPALLLNSCCALEGIVTPQGIIQKEYLERFLKSKSAQYGDIGIRVDDIKKSITITRVNPFIKDNPFQEGDTIVDFAGKKVKDSATLMRKILFSKVGSTHSVKIKRDSKYFTFKVKTQKRYGGGYISDTFLEQKGIYFSKNLTILKIANEFEGYGLKVGDRLMQVNGVKVSIIADIREHISDFKYFASLLFEREHFQFFVNIKGKVKSNK, from the coding sequence ATGTTTAGGCTATTTTTAGCTCTAAACTTTCTTCTTTTAAATCTTTTTGCCTGCAAAGGCGGCTATGAATCTTGTAAGCTAAAAATAACTGACTCAAAATCTATAAAATATCAAACACTTCAAATACCGGTATTAAAAAATAAAAGATTGCTTTTTTCATCACATCTTCCAAACGCTAAAATAATAAAATATGATCCTTTTCTCTCTCTTTATCTTGTAGAAGATAGAACAAAATTTGAACATCCGTTTAAGATAAATAATCATCTCTCCTTGGGTGTTGCTTCTGTTAATAATAAACGTGCTATCGAGGGTAAGATTGTTAAAGATCAGATTGGCTTAAATAATTTCGCAACTTTTAATGAGCCTCTTGCAACTCCTGCTTTACTTCTAAATAGTTGCTGTGCATTAGAAGGAATAGTTACGCCTCAGGGAATAATCCAAAAAGAATATCTAGAGAGATTTTTAAAGAGTAAATCTGCCCAATATGGAGATATTGGAATAAGAGTTGATGATATAAAAAAATCTATCACCATAACAAGAGTAAATCCGTTTATAAAAGATAACCCATTTCAAGAGGGTGATACTATTGTAGACTTTGCTGGTAAAAAAGTTAAGGATAGCGCTACTTTAATGAGAAAGATTTTGTTTTCAAAAGTTGGCTCCACACATAGTGTTAAAATAAAAAGAGACTCAAAATATTTTACTTTTAAAGTTAAAACTCAAAAAAGATATGGCGGTGGATACATAAGCGATACTTTTTTAGAGCAAAAAGGGATATACTTTAGTAAGAACTTAACTATTTTAAAAATTGCAAATGAATTTGAGGGTTATGGACTTAAAGTCGGTGATAGACTTATGCAGGTAAATGGCGTAAAGGTAAGCATTATTGCCGATATAAGAGAACATATAAGTGACTTTAAATACTTTGCATCTCTTTTGTTTGAAAGAGAGCATTTTCAATTTTTTGTAAATATCAAGGGTAAAGTAAAAAGTAATAAGTAA
- a CDS encoding YbaB/EbfC family nucleoid-associated protein, with product MFGNLGDMSKMLEGMQENANKLQAELESKVFNVKSGGGMVEISMNGKGEVIDLNIDDSLMSDKDSLQIMLIGALNDINKMVQQNQQSSALGMLGGMGGMNPFGSK from the coding sequence ATGTTTGGTAATTTAGGCGATATGAGTAAAATGCTCGAAGGTATGCAAGAAAATGCAAATAAACTTCAAGCTGAACTTGAGTCTAAAGTCTTCAATGTAAAGAGTGGCGGTGGAATGGTTGAGATTAGTATGAATGGCAAGGGTGAGGTTATTGATTTAAATATTGATGATTCGCTAATGTCTGATAAAGATTCACTACAAATCATGCTTATCGGTGCTTTAAATGATATAAATAAAATGGTTCAACAAAATCAGCAAAGTAGCGCATTAGGCATGCTTGGTGGGATGGGTGGAATGAACCCTTTTGGATCAAAATAA
- a CDS encoding outer membrane beta-barrel protein codes for MKKIILFSLLITSLYSSEAKVYMGIGGGYMHETFSDAASTTNAAEIGKIKIGYGIREAYAIEFSFDYLKNDANIFSTTGKDSDKFGMNVELVKAFDWDILINPYFKAGFGAGYFDINHASKNSLNYGTFNVGLGFFIPINEHFDIEVGYDYKYVSYEKLTATSDEVNSHMNGAYAGFNVRF; via the coding sequence TTGAAAAAGATTATACTATTTTCTCTACTAATTACATCTCTTTACTCATCTGAGGCAAAAGTCTACATGGGTATAGGTGGTGGTTACATGCACGAAACCTTTTCTGATGCCGCTAGTACAACAAATGCAGCAGAGATTGGAAAGATAAAGATAGGTTACGGGATAAGAGAGGCATACGCTATAGAGTTCTCATTTGATTATCTTAAAAACGACGCTAATATTTTTTCAACAACAGGAAAAGATAGCGATAAATTCGGAATGAATGTTGAACTTGTTAAGGCATTTGACTGGGATATCTTAATTAACCCATACTTTAAAGCTGGATTTGGAGCAGGTTACTTTGATATAAATCACGCTTCTAAAAATTCTCTAAACTATGGTACGTTTAATGTTGGTCTTGGCTTTTTTATTCCTATCAATGAGCATTTTGATATCGAAGTTGGGTATGATTATAAATATGTATCTTATGAAAAACTAACAGCTACAAGTGATGAAGTTAATTCTCACATGAATGGCGCTTATGCAGGATTTAACGTAAGATTTTAA